The Alistipes megaguti sequence GTCCGCCACGGCCTGATCGACCGTGTAGACCGGCTGGATGATGCCGCCGAACTTCCGGGCCGTGTTCTTCTCCTTCTTCATCAGCGGTGTGCCGGTCATGGCGATGAAGCAGGCATTCGGGAGCGTCTTCTCCATCTTGATGCCCATCTCGCCGTACTGGCTGCGGTGGCCCTCGTCGATCAGCACGAAGATGTTGGGGTCGGTCAACGGGGTGCGGATGCCGCGCACGGCCGTCTCGAACTTGTTGATAATCGTCGTGATGACGGCATCGCTCTTGCTGTTGAGCAGTTCGACGAGCTTGCTTCCCGTCGTGGCGTTCTCGACGCGAATCTGACACTTGCGGAATGTCCCTGTGATCTGTCGGTCGAGGTCCGTGCGGTCGGTCACGAGGATGATTTTCGGGTTGCGAATCTCCTTGTCGAGGATGATGGCCTGCGCCAGCATCACCATCGTCAGCGACTTGCCGCTCCCCTGCGTGTGCCAGATGACGCCGCCGCGCCGCCGCCCGCCCTCGATGTGGCGGATGCGCCGCATCGTCTGCCGCACGGCAAAATACTGCTGGTAACGCGCCACCTTCTTGATGCCGTCGTCGTAGAGCGTGAAGCCGTACATCAGCTGCAACAGCCGTTCGGGCCGGCAAAGGTTGTAGAGGTATTCGTCCTGCACCGACGGGGTGACAGGCTGTTTGTAGAGCTCCTCAAAGTTGCGGCGCACATAGCCGAACCGCTCCCCGAAGAGCTTGTCGTCCAGCAGCGGCTCGTTGACCACCCGCTCCAGCTCCTGCCGGTAACGGACCTCCTCCTCGCGGTCGGCGAACTGCTCGCGCCACCGCGCCCAGAACTTCTCGGGCGTGGCCGTCGTGGCGTAACTCCCCTCCTGGCGGTTGATGGCCAGCAGCAGCGTCGAGTAGAGATACAACGAACGGATGCCGTCGGCCTTCTGGTTGCGGAGGTGCTGCGAAATGGCCTGCTCGATGGAGTCCTTCACGTCGGGACGCTTGCACTCGATGATGCAGAGCGGAATGCCGTTCACGAAGAGGACGATGTCGGGCCGGTAGGTGTCGGTCATCCCCGTGCGGCTGACGGCAAACTCCTCGGTAACGTGGAAGACGTTGTTGCGCGGATTCTTCCAGTCGATGTACTGCATCACGAAGCTCTTGCGGTCGCCGTCGACAATCTGTTCGAGGGTTTTGCCCGAGGTGAGCAGGTCGTAGACTGTCTGCGAAGCCTCCATGAACCCTTCGTCCATCGGGATGTTGCGCAGGGCGTCGATTCCGGCGGTGATGTTCTGCTCGGAGAATACGGTGGTGCGCACCGAGCTGACCTGCACGACGTTGATGGCGGCGAGCTGTTTGCGCAGCACGGGTTCGAGCAGCACGTTGGCGAGATTCCCGCCGCGCAGGGCCAGCGCCTCATCGGGTGTGAGGTATGTGTACCCGAGCTTTTCGAGCATCAGCAGCGCGGGGATCTGGCTGATATGGTCTTCTTTGAAGGAGATGGACATTAAGGTTCAATATTATATTTAATATGATGTTGATCCATAAATTCTTTTATGACATTAATGTGGACACATCTTCCTAAATGGATAAAAGAATAATCATTAACTTTCTTTTTCTTCCCATTGATAACCAGGTCTCTACCAATCTGATCAAATCCTAATGGCAAAGAAATAGTATTTGATTGGATTCCATATACAACTCCGTTACAATCAAATAGAGGTCCTCCACTTTGGCCTTTTAATCCCGGGGTGCTCATTTCTATCTCATTTATGGTCCCTTCTTTATCATATGCCAATCGTGTAATAATACCGTCTATTGGAAATCTAGGAGAATCTAATCTATTCTCTTCTGTCCATTTGATATCATCTGTCTCTTCATCATATGTATAATTAGAGAACTCTGGGTAGGGATACCCCAATCTACAAAGAGATTTTCCTTGTTTCGCATTATTCCCTTCTTTTGCGAAAATAGGGAATTTATCACACAAAAGTCGCGAAAAGCCTTCAAATTTGATAATTGCCAGATCATAAGTTGGGTGACACCAATATTTTATCTCTGAAAATGTATCTATTGTATCGCAAAAACGATTATAAATTTGTACTACTGACTCATTTTTCTTATAGCTATACTTATTCTCTAAATTTGTGATGAGCCTTTTTCTTTTACCACCTATAGGCAACGAATTTAATTCCCTTTTAAATTGCTTATATTGTTTATTTATAGCATCAGCTGGCGCTATTAGATCTTTTATAACATGTTTACATGTAATAGCAAATCCTTCATCATTTATTATAATAAACGATGAACAGCCCCGTTCAATCTCGCGACTTCCATATCGCCTCATAATTGTATGTATAGGACGAGTAAATTCAGTTACAGTTTCAATTGCTTTTACAAACATATTTATTGGTTTTTAAAGTTATAGTTCATTGTATTTCACCCGTTTTTTGCCTGTAAGGAGTTGTTGCATCAGGCCGCGTTTCTGACGGCGGAGGCGTTCGAGCTTCTCTTTGGCCAGCTCAATCTCGCGGTCGGCCGCGGTCAAGACTTCTGTAATAGCTTTTTGCTCCGCCAAAGGAGGACAGCAAATATGAACTTGCCCGAAATCTCGATATTTGCAATTCAAGGTATCTCCGACCAAGCCTTGTGAGTGTGTCCAAAAATCATAGATAAGTCGA is a genomic window containing:
- a CDS encoding trypsin-like peptidase domain-containing protein, with the translated sequence MFVKAIETVTEFTRPIHTIMRRYGSREIERGCSSFIIINDEGFAITCKHVIKDLIAPADAINKQYKQFKRELNSLPIGGKRKRLITNLENKYSYKKNESVVQIYNRFCDTIDTFSEIKYWCHPTYDLAIIKFEGFSRLLCDKFPIFAKEGNNAKQGKSLCRLGYPYPEFSNYTYDEETDDIKWTEENRLDSPRFPIDGIITRLAYDKEGTINEIEMSTPGLKGQSGGPLFDCNGVVYGIQSNTISLPLGFDQIGRDLVINGKKKKVNDYSFIHLGRCVHINVIKEFMDQHHIKYNIEP